Proteins encoded in a region of the Streptomyces akebiae genome:
- a CDS encoding carbohydrate ABC transporter permease, with protein MSTLSTLRTPQPGTNRALRRRRIRQNWGQPWLYLPLAGALLLMIAPFLWMLSGSFKPEADIRRVPPVLIPTAPTTANYGELFSTLDFTSMFANSVIVALAVTAGNLIFCSMLGYALAKLEFRGQRAVFLLVMGTLMIPGLVTFVPLYVLVANMQLTGSLLGLILPFLATPFGVFLMRQFISTLPDELIDAARVDGCRELAIFAKIILPLTKPALATLGIITFLGSWNNFLWPLVVAQNESQYTLPVGLALASSGQSFTRFGILLAGAMVVLLPVMIVFLLFQRQFVAGIATTGLK; from the coding sequence ATGAGCACCCTCTCCACTCTCCGAACGCCACAACCGGGCACGAACCGCGCCCTGAGGCGGCGCCGCATTCGCCAGAACTGGGGCCAGCCCTGGCTGTACCTACCGCTCGCCGGCGCCCTGCTGCTGATGATCGCGCCGTTTCTGTGGATGCTGTCCGGGTCGTTCAAGCCCGAGGCCGACATCCGCAGGGTCCCGCCCGTCCTGATACCCACGGCGCCCACGACCGCCAACTACGGCGAGCTGTTCAGCACGCTCGACTTCACGAGCATGTTCGCCAACTCCGTGATCGTGGCCCTCGCCGTGACCGCGGGCAACCTGATCTTCTGCTCGATGCTCGGATACGCCCTGGCCAAGCTGGAGTTCCGAGGACAGCGCGCCGTCTTCCTGCTGGTCATGGGGACGCTCATGATCCCCGGCCTGGTCACCTTCGTACCGCTGTACGTGCTGGTGGCCAACATGCAGCTGACCGGCTCCCTGCTCGGGCTGATCCTGCCGTTCCTGGCCACGCCCTTCGGGGTGTTCCTGATGCGGCAGTTCATCTCCACCCTGCCCGACGAACTGATCGACGCCGCCCGCGTCGACGGCTGCCGCGAGCTGGCCATCTTCGCGAAGATCATCCTTCCGCTGACCAAGCCCGCCCTCGCCACCCTCGGGATCATCACCTTCCTCGGCTCCTGGAACAACTTCCTGTGGCCCCTGGTCGTGGCCCAGAACGAGAGCCAGTACACCCTCCCCGTCGGCCTCGCCCTGGCCAGCAGCGGACAGTCCTTCACCCGCTTCGGCATCCTGCTCGCCGGCGCCATGGTCGTCCTGCTGCCGGTGATGATCGTCTTCCTCCTCTTCCAGCGCCAGTTCGTGGCCGGCATCGCCACCACCGGCCTGAAGTGA
- a CDS encoding extracellular solute-binding protein, whose protein sequence is MRITTRHAVRTVQTLCVTVTAALVATGCGRSEDSGPGKDAPAEIAAGKAKGTVVMWSMGDPDEDLKELGKKFEQENPDADVKITAVPWDGAHDKLTTAIAGGNTPDMSMVGSTWMAEMAALNGFQATPTSIKSSDFYPGQWDTTKYKGISYGVPFIADTQAVFYRTDITKKAGIKGALASDRAGYLKDLKAIQATAGKENPELRHASGLVMGFNSWIFWVPMVWQQGGDIYDARTGKFTFDSPEVAKALEDYASVPKQGLAPTDRSDNVQGFRDGLIAVYQEGAWAGGSLHKDAPELDGKWKTMPMPYTEQPAGFAGGSDLAVFKEAKNPDAAWKFAQFLTEPANLAAYSKSTGSLPPSPQAWTEGKLTEDENLKAFAEQLEVSKAPPAITTWQQIADTIDSELEKLTLGKATVAEVQKTLQSKATSIGTGR, encoded by the coding sequence ATGCGTATCACCACCCGTCACGCTGTCAGAACCGTCCAGACCCTGTGCGTCACCGTCACGGCAGCCCTCGTGGCCACCGGCTGCGGCCGGAGCGAGGACTCCGGCCCCGGCAAGGACGCACCCGCCGAGATAGCCGCGGGCAAGGCCAAGGGGACGGTGGTCATGTGGTCCATGGGCGACCCCGACGAAGACCTGAAGGAGCTGGGCAAGAAGTTCGAGCAGGAGAACCCGGACGCAGACGTCAAGATCACCGCGGTCCCGTGGGACGGCGCCCACGACAAGCTGACCACCGCGATAGCCGGCGGCAACACACCGGACATGTCCATGGTGGGCAGCACCTGGATGGCCGAGATGGCCGCCTTGAACGGCTTCCAGGCCACCCCGACGTCGATCAAGTCCTCGGACTTCTACCCCGGTCAGTGGGACACCACCAAGTACAAGGGCATCTCCTACGGCGTCCCGTTCATCGCCGACACCCAAGCGGTCTTCTACCGGACCGACATCACCAAGAAGGCCGGTATCAAGGGCGCGCTGGCTAGCGACCGGGCCGGGTACCTGAAGGACCTCAAGGCCATCCAGGCCACCGCCGGCAAGGAGAACCCCGAGCTGCGCCATGCCAGCGGGCTGGTGATGGGCTTCAACTCCTGGATTTTCTGGGTGCCGATGGTCTGGCAGCAGGGCGGTGACATCTACGACGCCAGGACCGGGAAGTTCACCTTCGACTCGCCCGAGGTCGCCAAGGCGCTGGAGGACTACGCGAGCGTCCCCAAGCAGGGCCTGGCGCCGACCGACAGGTCGGACAACGTGCAGGGTTTCCGGGACGGGCTGATCGCCGTCTACCAGGAGGGTGCGTGGGCCGGCGGCAGCCTCCACAAGGACGCCCCGGAGCTGGACGGCAAGTGGAAGACCATGCCGATGCCGTACACCGAGCAGCCCGCCGGGTTCGCGGGCGGCAGCGACCTGGCGGTGTTCAAGGAGGCCAAGAACCCCGACGCGGCATGGAAGTTCGCCCAGTTCCTGACCGAGCCCGCCAACCTCGCGGCCTATTCCAAGTCCACCGGCAGCCTGCCGCCTTCGCCCCAGGCGTGGACGGAGGGGAAGCTGACCGAGGACGAGAACCTGAAGGCGTTCGCCGAGCAGCTCGAGGTCAGCAAGGCGCCGCCCGCCATCACGACCTGGCAGCAGATCGCCGACACCATCGACTCCGAACTGGAGAAGCTGACCCTCGGCAAGGCCACCGTCGCCGAGGTGCAGAAGACGCTGCAGTCCAAGGCCACCAGCATCGGCACCGGTCGCTGA
- a CDS encoding carbohydrate ABC transporter permease — MTSMSTKTLPERGGTHEQGTAGSERSAGRRHSGLRSAARGRQARAAWALAAPFLALFLAFMLLPVVWSLLMGLTDTKSADLRTPLNVSFVGLDNYVRLFEDPQFFTALRNTAVFVLVALPLTLAAGLAAAVALDRGIRRFRAVFRVGFYLPVITSIVAVAVVWKTLLEPRAGLANLVLGWFGIDGPAWLADTRFALPVMIVMAVWRNLGTVMIIMLAGLQSVPQSLMEAAELDGAGPWQRFWRVTFPLLRPALLLTAVTTGIGYLQFFDEPFVMTDGGPLDSTLSATLYAYKQFGNGNYEMASAAGYVIFVLIVALTVLQFRVLRDKD, encoded by the coding sequence ATGACATCCATGTCCACGAAAACGCTCCCCGAGCGGGGCGGCACCCACGAGCAGGGCACCGCGGGGTCGGAACGGAGTGCCGGTCGCCGGCACTCCGGGCTCCGGAGCGCGGCGCGCGGCAGGCAGGCCCGGGCCGCCTGGGCCCTCGCCGCCCCGTTCCTCGCGCTGTTCTTGGCCTTCATGCTGCTGCCGGTGGTGTGGTCGCTGCTGATGGGCCTGACCGACACCAAGAGCGCGGACCTGCGCACACCGCTGAACGTGTCGTTCGTCGGCCTCGACAACTACGTACGCCTCTTCGAGGACCCGCAGTTCTTCACGGCCCTGCGCAACACGGCCGTGTTCGTCCTGGTGGCCCTGCCCCTGACCCTGGCCGCCGGGCTCGCGGCGGCGGTTGCCCTCGACCGGGGCATCCGCCGCTTCCGGGCCGTCTTCCGGGTCGGCTTCTACCTGCCGGTGATCACCAGCATCGTGGCCGTCGCCGTGGTGTGGAAGACGCTCCTGGAACCTCGCGCGGGACTGGCGAACCTCGTCCTGGGCTGGTTCGGGATCGACGGTCCGGCCTGGCTGGCGGACACCCGCTTCGCCCTGCCCGTCATGATCGTGATGGCGGTGTGGCGCAACCTCGGCACGGTCATGATCATCATGCTGGCGGGGCTGCAGTCCGTACCCCAGTCCCTGATGGAAGCGGCCGAACTCGACGGCGCCGGGCCCTGGCAGCGGTTCTGGCGGGTCACCTTCCCGCTCCTGCGGCCGGCCCTGCTGCTGACCGCCGTGACCACCGGCATCGGCTATCTGCAGTTCTTCGACGAGCCGTTCGTGATGACCGACGGCGGACCGCTGGACTCCACCCTGTCGGCGACGTTGTACGCCTACAAACAGTTCGGCAACGGCAACTACGAGATGGCGTCGGCCGCCGGCTACGTCATCTTCGTCCTCATCGTCGCGCTGACCGTGCTGCAGTTCCGCGTGCTGCGAGACAAGGACTGA
- a CDS encoding glycoside hydrolase family 3 N-terminal domain-containing protein: protein MGQPVHSAAYLDPEASVEARTDDLLSRMTLPEKVGQLLMLDAQHGDLADIVSAKLAGAVLHVSPDLMPQAMELARRTRLGIPLLTADDGIHGHSFWPGATIFPTQLAMACTWDASLLHRVARAAATEIAATGIHGTFSPVLCITRDLRWGRINETFGEDPFLIGELGAAMVRGYQGDGLSDPTAVLAYAKHFAGYSETLGGRDASEADLSPRKLRSWFLPPFEQAVRAGCRGFMLGYQSIDGVPITAHQWLINDVLKGEWGFTGTLVTDWDNVGRMVYDQRTCADYAEAAAVAVDSGNDLIMATPQFFEGAQEAVARGLIEEKQIDDAVRRVLRLKFELGLFEDPRAPDPERQAQVIGCRAHADLNLETARRALVLLRNDGVLPLEGGLTSDGIGRAASRGTQRTIAVIGPNADSPQAMLGDWAGATGQVPWMPDGHPRESVETVLDGLRAVAPADWTITYARGADIESPASNSEWSLGPDGQPQPSVFTPAPVDQAQLREATAAAEAADYAVVVVGDTIALTGEVRSTATLDLQGGQIALLDAVAATGTPMIVVLAQSKPSTLPESALNAAALIEAFNPGMRGGRAVAELLLGLTEPSGRLPVSFARHVGQQPAFYNQVRGQHGSRYADLTQDPLFAFGEGLTYTTVTYSDLVVHDPEVSADDTVDATVRLTNSGSRRAVETVQAYVSDLTTSVTWAEQELKGFTQVEIPPGESLDVRISIPASQCSLVTADNRRVVEPGEFALRVGPSSRREQQLSAEFRIRI, encoded by the coding sequence GTGGGACAGCCGGTCCACTCTGCCGCGTACCTGGATCCGGAAGCGTCCGTGGAAGCGAGAACCGACGACTTGCTGTCCCGGATGACCCTGCCGGAGAAGGTCGGGCAGCTGCTGATGCTCGACGCACAACACGGGGACCTGGCGGACATCGTGTCGGCCAAGCTGGCCGGGGCAGTGCTGCATGTGTCTCCCGACCTCATGCCGCAGGCCATGGAACTGGCCCGGCGGACACGGCTCGGCATTCCGCTGCTGACAGCCGACGACGGCATCCACGGCCACTCGTTCTGGCCGGGGGCGACCATCTTCCCGACCCAGCTGGCCATGGCCTGCACCTGGGACGCCTCCCTGCTCCACCGAGTCGCCCGAGCGGCCGCGACCGAGATCGCGGCGACCGGAATCCACGGGACGTTCTCCCCGGTGCTGTGCATCACCCGCGACCTGCGCTGGGGCCGGATCAACGAGACGTTCGGCGAGGACCCGTTCCTGATCGGTGAACTCGGGGCGGCGATGGTGCGCGGCTACCAGGGCGACGGCCTCAGCGACCCGACCGCCGTGCTGGCGTACGCCAAGCACTTCGCGGGCTACTCCGAAACCCTGGGCGGGCGCGACGCCAGCGAAGCCGATCTCAGCCCCCGCAAGCTGCGCTCGTGGTTCCTGCCCCCCTTCGAGCAGGCGGTACGGGCCGGCTGCCGCGGCTTCATGCTCGGCTACCAGTCCATCGACGGGGTGCCCATCACGGCGCATCAGTGGCTGATCAACGACGTGCTCAAGGGCGAGTGGGGCTTCACCGGGACGCTGGTGACCGACTGGGACAACGTCGGCCGGATGGTCTACGACCAGCGGACCTGCGCCGACTACGCCGAGGCGGCGGCGGTCGCCGTCGACTCCGGGAACGACCTCATCATGGCCACGCCGCAGTTCTTCGAGGGCGCCCAGGAGGCGGTCGCCCGCGGCCTGATCGAAGAGAAGCAGATCGATGACGCGGTGCGGCGGGTTCTGCGGCTGAAGTTCGAGCTCGGACTTTTCGAGGACCCCCGTGCCCCCGACCCCGAGCGGCAGGCGCAGGTGATCGGCTGCCGTGCACACGCCGACCTCAACCTGGAGACGGCCCGTCGCGCCCTGGTGTTGCTGCGCAACGACGGGGTCCTGCCCCTCGAAGGCGGGCTGACCTCGGACGGAATCGGCCGCGCCGCGAGCCGAGGCACGCAGCGGACGATCGCGGTCATCGGCCCCAACGCCGACAGCCCGCAAGCCATGCTCGGCGACTGGGCGGGCGCCACCGGCCAGGTCCCGTGGATGCCCGACGGACATCCACGCGAGTCGGTGGAGACGGTGCTCGACGGCCTGCGCGCCGTCGCACCTGCCGACTGGACCATCACGTACGCCCGCGGAGCCGACATCGAAAGCCCCGCCTCCAACTCCGAGTGGTCCCTCGGGCCCGACGGCCAACCGCAGCCATCCGTTTTCACCCCCGCCCCGGTCGACCAGGCACAGCTACGGGAGGCCACCGCCGCCGCGGAGGCCGCCGACTACGCCGTCGTGGTCGTGGGGGACACCATCGCCCTCACCGGCGAGGTGCGCTCCACGGCGACGCTCGACCTCCAGGGAGGCCAGATCGCGCTGCTGGACGCGGTCGCCGCCACCGGCACACCGATGATCGTCGTACTGGCCCAGTCCAAGCCGAGCACCCTCCCGGAGTCGGCACTGAACGCGGCAGCCCTCATCGAGGCGTTCAACCCGGGCATGCGCGGTGGCCGCGCCGTCGCCGAACTGCTTCTCGGACTCACCGAACCCAGCGGCCGGCTCCCGGTCTCCTTCGCACGGCACGTCGGACAGCAACCGGCCTTCTACAACCAGGTGCGAGGCCAGCACGGGAGCCGCTACGCGGATCTCACACAGGACCCCCTGTTCGCGTTCGGCGAGGGCCTCACCTACACCACGGTCACCTACTCCGACCTGGTCGTGCACGACCCGGAGGTCTCCGCCGACGACACCGTCGACGCCACGGTGCGGCTCACCAACAGCGGCAGCCGCAGGGCCGTGGAAACGGTCCAGGCGTACGTCAGCGACCTGACCACCAGCGTCACCTGGGCCGAGCAGGAGCTGAAGGGTTTCACCCAGGTCGAGATACCTCCCGGCGAAAGCCTGGACGTCCGCATCAGCATCCCCGCCTCCCAGTGCTCACTCGTCACCGCGGACAACCGCCGCGTGGTCGAACCAGGCGAGTTCGCACTCCGCGTCGGCCCCAGCTCACGACGCGAGCAGCAGCTGAGCGCGGAATTCCGCATCCGGATCTGA